In Populus alba chromosome 4, ASM523922v2, whole genome shotgun sequence, the genomic window CACCATTCTTACCTCTTCCTTTCTATATGTTGTGGTTAgtactttctgtttttttttttttttttttcccattcatTTCTGCTCTTGAAATTCTGCAAAATTTACCATTAAGCTGACAACTATGGAAAAGTTTTGGTGATTATGTCATAAATTCTTGACTGTGTGcttatttgtaaaattaatgcCACCATTTGATGTACTTGTAAGCAAGAACTTGATTGATTTGAACAAATTTGCCACTGTAACTGTAGAATCTTACACAGTTTTtggtttatgatttttcatggtaaatatgtttttgttaaccttcttgatttcttcttttaagGGACTTGTGGCTTTGACATCAACAGCATTGGCTTGGGCAAGGCATCCCACCAACAATATAAGCTCTTCATACCTGTTTTGGTCACTCTGTTTGATTTCTCTAGGACAAGGTGGATATAACCCGTCTTTACAAGCCTTTGGAGCAGATCAAATTCCGAACGATGATGAGCTACCGTGCACAAAAGATGAGCAGAAATCAAATAAGAAGAGTTTGTTCTTCCAATGGTGGTATTTTGGGGTTTGCGGTGGCAGCCTCGCAGGTGTCACAGTCATGTCCTATATCCAAGACACGTTTGGCTGGGCACTCGGATTTGCCATTCCCACAATCGCAATGACAGCATCGATTTTACTATTTTGGTGTGGTAGCagaatttatacatataaacaGGATGACAATATCTCTGAAAGGTCTTCACCGGACATATTTCGAGCCATTAAGGAAGCTGTGTCGAAACTAATGAATAGCAGAATCACCTTGTCAAGCAACAAGCCAGACGTGGCTGAGCTAGAGTATGTTTTCTTATCGTCAATCAACCCAGCCTTGCTTTGAAATATCTATCTTATAATAGTGCTACTCTTTTTACTTGTTTATAGGCTTCAAGAAAAACCTCTTTGTCAGAACTCAGGCAAGGCCAAGGCATCGATGGAGAAGCCTGGCGGCGATATAAACTACCTGGTAGAAAACGGAAGAGTAGTATTAAGGCTTTTGCCGATATGGTCGATGCTCCTAATGTTCGCCGTCATCTTTCAACTGCCGGCCACATTCTTTACCAAACAAGGAATGACAATGAAGAGAAATGTAGGCAGCAGCTTCAAGATCCCACCTGCTACTCTACAAAGTTCTATCACAGTTTCTATAATCCTCCTGATGCCATTTTATGATGCGTTGCTGATCCCACTCGCACGACTGATTACCCGCGACGAAAAAGGTATCAGTGTGACTGAAAGAATGGGAATCGGGATGGTCCTATCTATCATAGCAATGGCCATAGCTGCTCTTGTCGAAACAAAGAGACTCGAAATCGGACAAAGGATGGAAGTTGTTGATCCGAAAATGGAAACCGAAGTTCCATTAAGCATATTTTGGTTGCTACCTCAGTACATCCTGCTAGGCATTTCGGATATCTTCACTGTTGTAGGGATGCAAGAGTTTTTCTACAGCGAAGTTCCTGTCCGAATGAGAACAATGGGAATTGCACTGTATACTAGTGTATTTGGAGTGGGAAGCTTCTTGAGTGCCTTATTGATCTCGCTCGTTGAATATTTTACATCTTCAACAGGGGGCAAGAGCTGGTTCTCTGATGACATGAGAGAGGCCCGTCTAGACAAATACTACTGGCTTCTAGCCTTGTTAAGTGTTCTCAGCTTGATATTTTACGTCGTTTTCTGCAAATGTTATGTTAGCAGAAGCAGCGATTTGGATAATGAGAAGTCATAGGAGGTAGGGGAAGGCCTtgtcaaatataaataaattgttttaatttgtcatCCTTCagcttctttaattaatttcctttctaaacaaaacattttttggtAAGAATATTCaaagcaacttttttttaataaaaaaaaaaaagttttcaaggAGTGTAACATAAttgtaagatatatatattttttttatttttattaaataagaattttgactcaaattatgtaaaaataattatttttaataaaatatatttataactttttttctgaGTTAaagttaaaagtattttaaatcattttgtcaAAGTTATACTGAATATAAGCTTATTCAATTGTAATAACCTTGGCATGCATGTCTCTTAATTACCATGCACTTATTTAATGCTTTTGATCATCATTGATATTTTCAACTTTTACTAAACAATTCAGAAGTTGAAGGATTCAGTAGCAAATTACTAACATACACCACTGATGTTATAAAGCAAACAAATTCAGATCTAAAGACaatatattcattaataaaGATATTACATACAAATTAGTTTTTACTAGATTGATGGTTCGCATTATATTGTAAACTAGACCAAattttttctaatgtaaaaaaaaaaaaaaaaaaaaactctagtatTAGttgtgctttttttaaaaagaaaaaaaaaaatgagaatcaagcAATTAACTGGGTTAGATCCAAcaaacttgattaatttaataatataataaaaaaaatagacaataaaagtagataaattaaaaataaaaatttatttaaatctacCTATGTTAACCCAcgactcaataaataaaattgagataattttttttatatatataaaaaatcaaacccaatTATAACATCCCTAACATTTGGGTAGAAATTCCTTTATGTTAAATAAGAAATcagtgtaatttttttcttagttgacAAGATGATTGACCAGTTTATTTAGAAATTCAATCGGTTGATTGAAATATACCAAAACCTTACACTTAGGTTTTACTCAGTTTCTAGTATTACAatctaattaatatctttttattgaaattattacaatctaattataaagtttcttttatattttaaaaatctcaagaagTGTTAACATTAATTCACGTCATAatcaaacacattttttatttataaattacacCAATTCATAACTACACTTTTGTTCCAGTTATCTTGGATGTTATATAATcatattcatcaatttaaaatattgatgatatttattaattttaatgatgatgatgaactaACATTCAATTATACATACAAGTCAAGTTACTTTTATgcttttttaactaaaaatacaaCAACATGCATTCATGATGTTTAATTAAGACTTTAGTTTTACAAGTTTCAagtatcataaacaaaatagcTATTACAAAACTAATGATGGTTAATTGATAAACTAATCCAATTACATCTTAATTACATCACAAAATGAAGATGTCTATAATTACAtcccaaattttaattacataacCTTCTAGTCCACTTATCTCTAATTCTAAACAAAAGTAGCATCTACCAATTATTAAATCAATGTCGTTTATTAAATCATAAgttattatttcatttaatatttaagagAAATAATAAACTCATTTCAGTATTTAACTTACTCatcttaatttataatcaatctAACATTCATAACCAGATACTCCTAATCTGGTATTCCTTAAGAATACCTTTTTCTTTGACAAACCCACTTGATTTGATATttcataatgaatatttattttataattttgatatttttggcaTCCTCATTCTGAAgccaaaattttgatatttcatAATGAATATTTGTTTCTCTATTAACCTATCTTGATTGCCAATCAATCCAACATtccaattcaaaaataaaaaaatccaatattcCATAATGACTACGTACCCATTAATTCTAACAACTTACATATTCATCATTCCTCTTCCATGTACAATGTCaatatttatatctatatttttattaattaaaaatttcacaAAGTGGCAGGAAATTTAAAGAAATGTACAAAGTGCCTACCTATAGTCTAGTTATGTCTTGCTCCTCTGACACGCTGAACTCCTCCAACAATATCCTTTAAAATGACAGGTTttcaatcaattattattatatccaaaaaaatacTCTTCATTCATCGTAATATCTATTATAATTTTACTCAATTATTTatccaaaatttattaaaattcattctttttatatatcgTTTCAATTACATCTAAATAAACATGAATTTAATTCCATCTTACTTCAATCACAAATACATCTATAGGcataaacacaattaaaaatcattttaagttCATCAATTTCTCAAAGGTATTAATtcctaaaaacattaaaattcatatttatcatataaaaatagaacTATTCATCAAAACTATAATCCATGTGTTTaatcatcacaattttaatacaatttataAGAATAATACAAATACATCAAAACCTCCTTTTTTGTCTCTCAATTACCGGCGTTTAGACTTCATTATCCATCcaaatttctttgttatttcaacatgattttttctcttACAACAATCTACAAAGatttttaaaacctaatttcTAAGAAATTTACTTCTCCTCTAATTTCATCTCAAGAACtctaatttagttttgattaatttttactCAAAATCACTACATTTTtgttcaaattgatacaaaagaGTCCAAGTACTTGCATGATTAGccttctattttttatgtttaggggtaaataattctttattaaaaaaataacaataaaataaaatgaaaacatcatttttagttttatatgacACATAATCTGAACCAATAATGAGAGAGGTGCCCATAAAGTCAGGCTAGACTTTTtggatctaaaaaattattttgcatctatttttaacataaaaacacttaataaacaCCCTATTAAACTAAATAAACCAATTTATAACCTTAAACacgtttaaaaaaaatgattaaaaacacaaaactaaatcaaattttttttttcttaaaacactcTATTTTTTATCGCCATATAAAAGCTTAAAAACACTTCAATTAAAACcctcttttcaagaaaaaatcaatgataCCAAAATATGCCTTTTTATTAGCTAGAATGTGGTCTTTTTATTAGTTAGAATGTGGCCGATCAACCACTTTTCTCTTCTATATAATTCCTGTGACTTCAAGcactaaaatgtaaaattaatgaagatgaggataaaaatgtgaaatccttaaaaaaaaataggaccaaaccttaaagacaaaaaaaattaggtacTGAATTGAACTTTTTTATGCCTCTTTAAGagtaaaaagactaaaaaaaaggggttgcctctttatttttgttccaaatataatcttttttgtttcaattttttaatttaaaaattaaatattattttataaaaccaagcatcaaactaatttaatatGGGATATTCAGTTGCATAAGCAATAAGATATAACACGCGACCAGAAAATAACTAAGAGCCTTATAATTGTATAAACATAGCAtggaaagataattttttaaaaataatattttaaaaacaataataataaaaaaaaaagaataacacaGTCCACAATGCAACTCTCTCACAGCCcacagtaaaaataaaaataataaaaaaaaaacagtgaaattctgttgtttttcctttttagtttatagtgtaataattataattataattataattgtagGGCATGGAAAACGATGTCGTTTCTCCAAAACATCACATATAATAGGGCGAAAAAGTAAATTAGGGTTCctcaagataataaaaataataataaaactgtCTCTGCTCTTCTAGTCCCTTGGCGAAACAGAAACGATAGAGCGAGAGCGAAAACGATGTCGGATCCATACGAGAGAGTGAAAGGAGGGAGACTCACCTTCAAAGGAGGAAGCTTAGCAACACTAAGCAAAGGAatcgaaaagaaaaggaagaaaaagaagaagccggTGGATGACACGGT contains:
- the LOC118031828 gene encoding protein NRT1/ PTR FAMILY 5.9, with amino-acid sequence MASGQKPKGLNRSCFLLIVIAGMERFAFKGVASNLVTYLTDVVMMSNSAAAKTVNNWCGFTSMLPLLVASLADSWDRYSTILTSSFLYVVGLVALTSTALAWARHPTNNISSSYLFWSLCLISLGQGGYNPSLQAFGADQIPNDDELPCTKDEQKSNKKSLFFQWWYFGVCGGSLAGVTVMSYIQDTFGWALGFAIPTIAMTASILLFWCGSRIYTYKQDDNISERSSPDIFRAIKEAVSKLMNSRITLSSNKPDVAELELQEKPLCQNSGKAKASMEKPGGDINYLVENGRVVLRLLPIWSMLLMFAVIFQLPATFFTKQGMTMKRNVGSSFKIPPATLQSSITVSIILLMPFYDALLIPLARLITRDEKGISVTERMGIGMVLSIIAMAIAALVETKRLEIGQRMEVVDPKMETEVPLSIFWLLPQYILLGISDIFTVVGMQEFFYSEVPVRMRTMGIALYTSVFGVGSFLSALLISLVEYFTSSTGGKSWFSDDMREARLDKYYWLLALLSVLSLIFYVVFCKCYVSRSSDLDNEKS